The proteins below come from a single Deltaproteobacteria bacterium genomic window:
- a CDS encoding PEGA domain-containing protein yields MFRLLLTPALLALALAASGCATVMSGMQQPVEIVSDPPGAIATLDTGRKVQTPGKLRVEKQHAHEVTVSLEGYRPVTVPIARKVQWYVMGNIFFLIVPGMLVDFLGGGAFGLPQQLKVRLTPTPETLARLEAERAAAEAPPPDLVAPPDLGGGEAGARVEEGP; encoded by the coding sequence ATGTTCCGGCTCCTGCTGACCCCGGCCCTGCTGGCCCTCGCGCTCGCCGCGTCGGGCTGCGCGACGGTGATGTCGGGGATGCAGCAGCCGGTGGAGATCGTCTCGGACCCGCCGGGGGCGATCGCCACCCTCGACACTGGCCGCAAGGTGCAGACCCCCGGGAAGCTGCGGGTCGAGAAGCAGCACGCGCACGAGGTGACGGTCAGCCTCGAGGGCTACCGCCCGGTGACGGTCCCCATCGCCCGCAAGGTCCAGTGGTACGTGATGGGGAACATCTTCTTCCTCATCGTGCCGGGGATGCTGGTCGACTTCCTCGGCGGTGGCGCCTTCGGGCTGCCCCAGCAGCTCAAGGTGCGGCTCACGCCGACCCCCGAGACCCTGGCCCGCCTCGAGGCCGAGCGGGCCGCGGCCGAGGCGCCGCCCCCGGACCTCGTCGCTCCGCCGGACCTGGGCGGAGGCGAGGCCGGCGCGCGGGTGGAGGAGGGGCCGTGA
- a CDS encoding four helix bundle protein translates to MQDFRSLKVWRKAHTLTLDVYRATRGFPSDERFGLTAQLRRGAASIASNIAEGCGRGSDPDFGRFLQMAIGSATEIEYQFLLARDLAYLDCVDYRRLDAHTIEVRRMLVTLLQRIKRNPPASRNSQLAARSS, encoded by the coding sequence ATGCAGGACTTTCGATCGCTCAAGGTCTGGCGCAAGGCGCATACGCTCACGCTCGACGTGTACCGGGCGACCCGGGGTTTTCCGTCCGATGAGCGCTTCGGTCTCACGGCCCAGCTGCGTCGCGGCGCTGCGTCGATTGCTTCGAACATTGCCGAGGGTTGCGGTCGCGGAAGCGATCCCGACTTCGGCCGCTTTCTGCAGATGGCCATCGGTTCAGCCACGGAAATCGAATACCAGTTCTTGCTGGCAAGAGATCTCGCCTACCTCGATTGTGTTGACTACCGCCGACTCGATGCTCACACGATCGAGGTGAGGAGAATGCTCGTCACCCTTCTTCAGAGGATCAAGAGGAACCCACCCGCGTCTCGAAACTCACAGCTCGCAGCTCGTAGCTCGTAG
- a CDS encoding TonB-dependent receptor encodes MRAFHHTSLPALLLALCLALPGGVLAEEEEAEPAGVLTKAPVLVHFEDAPYPPEAQAAGITGTVKLALVIDETGAVSEVEVLEPAGHGFDEAAMEAARKFRFEPAEVDGAPAAVQVTYDYGFVLEVAPPEELDPEEPQPPEVRLAGRVLVRGQRDPVAAAIVQSGEVGTRTDAEGRFELADLPPGEQPVRVLMPGFETFETTETIAEGEVVEVVYYLLAESFDPYHTVVRGRKPRKEVTRRTLTMEEVKRIPGTRGDALRVVQTLPGVARTPYGLGPLLIRGSDPYDSRSFLDGHWIPLPFHFGGLTSIINSDLIEEIELVPGNFSSKYGRTLAGVLTVKTRPGTPKALHGYVDVDFYDAGFLVEGPMPGSKKDEKGEPKTTFAAAARRSYVDTVLNFVLHTFVSGADQIRVVPFYWDYQLKLDHELSGRDDLSVTVYGSHDALTVTTDDPEALGPELRGSIENTIDFHRVVAGWKRRQSASVTGETSLALGWDATAIQFGQDIFFDARGLFVSARSDWSWRYSDQLSLDTGVDLVVQDFTAEAQFPAVAPPGQVIDPLVRDDLLLVEQPYFNVQPATYLEASWKPVKPLHIVAGLRLDTEPTAPEPHLSLDPRLSVGLKVAKQTLLKGGAGIFHQPPNPFGTFGDFGNPFLGWEGARHYSVGVEHRLLPFLQVDLELFYQDRFDRLIQTAAYVERDGELVPQNFSNEGSGAAFGLELYLKIVDVPGVTAWLSYTLSRALAVYELGDPLEVFYGDQTHNLVLIGSWELGGGWAVGGALRYVTGTPETPFAGAFYDADADFYLPIPGQTASGGRMPAFFSLDLRVDRRFTFEKWRLDLYLDVTNVTNYPNVEGYRFNFDYTDFRRLPGLPIFPSLGIKGEL; translated from the coding sequence GTGAGGGCCTTCCATCACACCTCTCTTCCGGCCCTGCTGCTGGCTCTCTGCCTGGCGCTGCCCGGCGGGGTGCTGGCCGAAGAGGAGGAGGCCGAGCCCGCCGGGGTGCTGACGAAGGCGCCGGTGCTGGTGCACTTCGAGGACGCCCCCTATCCGCCGGAGGCCCAGGCGGCCGGGATCACCGGGACGGTGAAGCTGGCCCTGGTGATCGACGAGACGGGGGCGGTGAGCGAGGTGGAGGTGCTCGAGCCGGCCGGCCACGGCTTCGACGAGGCGGCGATGGAGGCGGCGAGGAAGTTCCGCTTCGAGCCGGCCGAGGTCGACGGGGCGCCGGCGGCGGTGCAGGTCACCTACGACTACGGCTTCGTCCTCGAGGTCGCGCCGCCCGAGGAGCTCGATCCGGAGGAGCCGCAGCCCCCGGAGGTGCGCCTGGCCGGGCGGGTGCTGGTGCGGGGTCAGCGCGATCCCGTGGCGGCCGCCATCGTGCAGAGCGGCGAGGTGGGCACCCGCACCGACGCCGAGGGCCGCTTCGAGCTCGCCGACCTCCCCCCGGGCGAGCAGCCGGTGCGGGTCCTGATGCCCGGCTTCGAGACCTTCGAGACCACCGAGACGATCGCCGAGGGCGAGGTGGTCGAGGTCGTCTACTACCTGCTCGCCGAGAGCTTCGACCCCTACCACACGGTCGTGCGGGGCCGGAAACCGCGCAAGGAGGTCACCCGCCGCACCCTCACGATGGAGGAGGTCAAGCGGATCCCCGGCACCCGGGGCGACGCCCTGCGGGTGGTGCAGACCCTCCCCGGCGTGGCGCGCACCCCCTACGGCCTCGGGCCCCTGCTGATCCGCGGCTCCGATCCCTACGACTCGCGCTCCTTCCTCGATGGTCACTGGATCCCCCTGCCCTTCCACTTCGGGGGGCTGACCAGCATCATCAACTCCGACCTCATCGAGGAGATCGAGCTGGTCCCCGGCAACTTCTCCTCGAAGTACGGCCGCACCCTGGCCGGGGTGCTCACCGTGAAGACCCGGCCGGGCACCCCCAAGGCCCTCCATGGCTACGTCGATGTCGACTTCTACGACGCCGGCTTCCTGGTCGAGGGGCCGATGCCGGGGAGCAAGAAGGACGAGAAGGGCGAGCCGAAGACCACCTTCGCCGCCGCCGCCCGCCGCTCCTACGTCGACACGGTGCTCAACTTCGTGCTGCACACCTTCGTCTCCGGCGCCGACCAGATCCGGGTGGTGCCCTTCTACTGGGACTACCAGCTGAAGCTCGATCACGAGCTCTCGGGGCGGGACGACCTCTCGGTGACGGTCTACGGCTCGCACGACGCGCTCACCGTCACCACCGACGACCCCGAGGCCCTCGGCCCCGAGCTGCGCGGCAGCATCGAGAACACCATCGACTTCCACCGCGTCGTCGCGGGCTGGAAGCGGCGCCAGAGCGCCAGCGTCACCGGCGAGACCTCGCTGGCCCTGGGCTGGGACGCGACCGCCATCCAGTTCGGCCAGGACATCTTCTTCGACGCGCGGGGGCTCTTCGTCTCGGCCCGCAGCGACTGGAGCTGGCGCTACTCGGATCAGCTCTCCCTCGACACCGGCGTCGACCTCGTGGTGCAGGACTTCACGGCCGAGGCGCAGTTCCCGGCCGTCGCGCCGCCGGGTCAGGTCATCGATCCCCTGGTGCGGGACGACCTGCTCCTGGTGGAGCAGCCCTACTTCAACGTGCAGCCCGCCACCTACCTCGAGGCGAGCTGGAAGCCGGTGAAGCCCCTCCACATCGTGGCCGGGCTGCGCCTCGACACCGAGCCCACCGCGCCCGAGCCCCACCTCTCCCTCGACCCGCGCCTCTCGGTGGGCCTGAAGGTGGCGAAGCAGACCCTGCTCAAGGGCGGGGCCGGGATCTTCCACCAGCCGCCCAACCCCTTCGGCACCTTCGGCGACTTCGGCAACCCCTTCCTGGGCTGGGAGGGCGCGCGCCACTACAGCGTCGGCGTCGAGCACCGCCTGCTGCCCTTCCTCCAGGTCGACCTCGAGCTCTTCTACCAGGACCGCTTCGACCGCCTGATCCAGACCGCCGCCTACGTCGAGCGCGACGGCGAGCTGGTGCCCCAGAACTTCTCGAACGAGGGCAGCGGCGCCGCCTTCGGCCTGGAGCTCTACCTCAAGATCGTCGACGTCCCCGGCGTCACCGCCTGGCTCTCCTACACCCTCTCCCGGGCCCTGGCGGTCTACGAGCTGGGCGACCCCCTCGAGGTCTTCTACGGCGACCAGACCCACAACCTGGTGCTGATCGGCAGCTGGGAGCTCGGCGGCGGCTGGGCGGTCGGCGGCGCCCTGCGCTACGTCACCGGCACCCCCGAGACGCCCTTCGCGGGCGCCTTCTACGACGCCGACGCCGACTTCTACCTGCCCATCCCCGGGCAGACCGCCAGCGGCGGCCGGATGCCCGCCTTCTTCTCCCTCGACCTGCGGGTCGACCGCCGCTTCACCTTCGAGAAGTGGCGCCTCGATCTGTATCTCGATGTGACCAACGTGACGAACTACCCGAACGTGGAAGGTTATCGGTTCAATTTCGATTACACGGATTTTCGCAGGCTTCCTGGGTTGCCGATCTTCCCCTCGTTGGGGATCAAGGGGGAGCTGTGA